Proteins encoded in a region of the Pseudomonas viciae genome:
- a CDS encoding OmpP1/FadL family transporter, with translation MKKIMLKTTLGLAVTLASTQLFASGFALNEQSISGMGTGFAGRSSAADDASTVFGNPAGMSRLKRQQVTGGFAAIDASTDINDASGTQSGTNKGDMVPLTGVPMGYYVKPIDDQWAFGLGVYAPFGLITDYENNFQGRNFGSKSEVKVVTFQPTVSYAFNDKVSIGFGPTINRLSGSLESSLTTPFSPNDGKVKIKGDDIGYGYNVGLLVQATDTTRVGLTYHSKVKYKLEGHTEVTPGAGTPAPVLGAGRYDASLDITTPESVDFSVTQQLNDAWTVYAGSTWTRWSRLKEITVNNEGVTTAGGGFAPALLGTITEEQNWHDTWAYAIGTSYQLNKQWVLRTGLTFDQSPANNQDRSPRIPTGDRTILSLGAGWSPTEDLTIDVAYSYLKEEKVNVGGSNAFGQSYNAEYENSANGFGVGATYRF, from the coding sequence ATGAAAAAAATCATGCTCAAAACCACCCTTGGCCTTGCCGTGACCTTGGCATCCACACAACTTTTCGCCAGTGGCTTTGCCTTGAACGAACAAAGCATCAGTGGCATGGGCACTGGTTTCGCGGGTCGCTCTTCCGCTGCCGACGACGCAAGCACTGTATTTGGCAACCCTGCCGGCATGTCGCGCCTCAAGCGCCAGCAAGTGACCGGTGGCTTCGCCGCCATTGACGCCTCCACCGACATCAACGATGCCAGCGGCACCCAATCCGGTACCAACAAGGGCGACATGGTGCCGCTCACCGGCGTGCCGATGGGCTATTACGTCAAGCCTATCGATGATCAATGGGCTTTCGGCCTGGGTGTCTACGCACCGTTCGGCCTGATCACCGACTACGAAAACAACTTCCAGGGTCGTAACTTCGGCAGCAAGAGTGAAGTGAAGGTCGTGACCTTCCAGCCAACCGTCAGCTACGCCTTCAATGACAAGGTGTCGATTGGTTTTGGGCCGACTATCAACCGGCTTTCCGGGTCTTTGGAGTCCTCGCTGACCACGCCGTTTTCGCCTAACGACGGTAAAGTGAAGATCAAGGGTGACGACATTGGCTACGGCTATAACGTCGGTCTTTTGGTCCAGGCGACCGACACCACTCGCGTTGGCCTGACCTATCACTCCAAGGTCAAGTACAAGCTTGAAGGCCATACCGAAGTAACCCCTGGTGCAGGTACGCCCGCCCCAGTTTTGGGTGCCGGACGTTACGATGCCTCGTTGGACATCACGACGCCTGAGTCGGTGGACTTCTCGGTTACCCAGCAACTCAACGATGCCTGGACTGTTTACGCCGGTAGCACCTGGACGCGTTGGAGCCGCCTGAAAGAAATTACCGTGAACAACGAAGGCGTCACGACAGCCGGTGGTGGGTTCGCACCCGCCCTCCTCGGCACCATCACCGAAGAACAGAACTGGCACGACACCTGGGCCTATGCCATCGGTACCTCCTACCAGTTGAACAAACAGTGGGTACTGCGTACCGGCCTGACCTTCGACCAGTCGCCTGCCAACAACCAGGACCGCTCGCCACGCATTCCGACCGGCGATCGGACCATCCTCAGCCTGGGTGCCGGCTGGAGCCCGACCGAAGACCTGACCATTGACGTGGCTTACTCCTACCTCAAGGAAGAAAAAGTCAACGTCGGCGGCAGCAATGCATTCGGCCAGAGCTACAACGCTGAATACGAAAACAGCGCCAACGGTTTCGGTGTCGGTGCGACCTACCGCTTCTGA
- a CDS encoding helix-turn-helix transcriptional regulator produces the protein MYHATVVPGHPSPYQTRFQPTESKPPQAVRLTNREKEFLQWSEVGKSSWEIAMIVDCSEANVNYHFNNIRRKFGVSSRHLAGKIAREQGLI, from the coding sequence ATGTACCACGCCACCGTTGTTCCTGGACACCCGTCGCCCTACCAGACCCGCTTCCAACCCACCGAAAGCAAACCGCCTCAAGCCGTCCGACTGACAAACCGGGAAAAGGAATTTTTGCAGTGGAGCGAGGTTGGCAAGTCTTCCTGGGAGATTGCCATGATCGTCGATTGCAGCGAGGCCAACGTCAATTATCACTTCAATAACATCCGCCGAAAATTCGGCGTCAGTTCACGTCATCTTGCGGGGAAGATTGCGCGTGAGCAGGGGTTGATCTGA
- a CDS encoding glutathione peroxidase — translation MLMRRLAVPALLLAVTGHVWAADCPPMLEGSLPKLRAKETIDLCQRFAGKPLVVVNTASFCGFAPQFKGLEALNQRYKDQGLQVLGVPSNDFKQESKDGAETAKVCYVNYGVTFTMTEPQPVRGADAIPLFKHLAEQSAAPKWNFYKYVVDRQGKVVGSFSSRIKPDDPEFIKAVETAIASKP, via the coding sequence ATGCTGATGCGCAGGCTTGCTGTTCCCGCTCTGTTGCTGGCTGTGACCGGGCACGTATGGGCGGCCGATTGCCCACCAATGCTGGAGGGTTCGTTGCCCAAGCTGCGGGCCAAGGAAACCATCGATCTGTGCCAACGCTTCGCCGGCAAGCCGTTGGTAGTGGTCAACACCGCCAGCTTCTGTGGCTTCGCCCCACAATTCAAAGGCCTCGAGGCGCTTAACCAGCGCTACAAAGACCAAGGGCTGCAAGTGCTGGGCGTGCCGTCCAACGATTTCAAGCAGGAATCCAAGGATGGCGCGGAAACGGCCAAGGTCTGTTACGTCAACTACGGCGTGACCTTCACCATGACCGAACCGCAACCGGTGCGCGGTGCTGATGCCATACCGTTGTTCAAGCACCTGGCCGAACAATCCGCAGCGCCGAAATGGAATTTCTACAAGTACGTGGTGGATCGCCAGGGCAAGGTCGTGGGCAGTTTTTCCAGCCGGATCAAACCTGACGATCCTGAGTTCATCAAGGCGGTAGAGACGGCCATCGCCTCCAAACCCTGA
- a CDS encoding MarR family winged helix-turn-helix transcriptional regulator produces the protein MLPSQCLCINLRRAARGVSRYYDGALDGFGINVAQYSLLSNLARLDQPSISSLAEAMGLDRSTLGRNLRVLEGEGLVALAEGEDLRNRIVELTEAGHARLAAALPAWEAAQRRLIDKLGAEKRAALLALLDELA, from the coding sequence ATGCTTCCTTCCCAATGTTTGTGCATCAACCTGCGTCGTGCCGCGCGTGGCGTCAGCAGGTATTACGACGGCGCCCTCGATGGCTTCGGGATCAACGTTGCCCAGTATTCTTTGCTGAGCAACCTGGCGCGCCTCGACCAGCCGAGTATTTCCTCCCTGGCCGAGGCCATGGGCCTGGACCGCAGCACCCTGGGGCGTAACCTGCGGGTGCTGGAAGGTGAGGGGTTGGTGGCGTTGGCCGAGGGGGAAGACCTGCGCAACCGCATCGTCGAACTCACCGAAGCCGGGCATGCCCGGTTGGCGGCGGCGTTGCCGGCCTGGGAAGCGGCGCAACGACGGTTGATCGATAAGCTGGGCGCCGAGAAGCGCGCGGCGTTGCTGGCCTTGCTGGATGAACTGGCGTAA
- a CDS encoding MFS transporter, which produces MTSMWRTCGWVLVGSALILALSLGVRHGFGLFLAPMSAEFGWGREVFAFAIALQNLIWGLAQPFTGALADRFGAAKVVLIGGVLYAVGLLFMGMADSPWSLSLSAGLLIGIGLSGTSFSVILGVVGRAVPPEKRSMGMGIASAAGSFGQFAMLPGTLGLIGWLGWSAALLALGLLVALIVPLVSMLKDVPAPLMGHEQTLSEALREACSHSGFWLLAIGFFVCGFQVVFIGVHLPAYLVDQHLPASVGTTVLALVGLFNIFGTYTAGWLGGRMSKPRLLTGLYLVRAVVIGLFLWLPVTTTTAYAFGMAMGFLWLSTVPLTNGTVATLFGVRNLSMLGGIVFLFHQLGSFLGGWLGGVVYDRTGSYDLIWQVSILLSLLAAALNWPVRERPVARLQVQAGAA; this is translated from the coding sequence ATGACATCGATGTGGCGTACCTGTGGTTGGGTCCTGGTGGGCAGCGCGCTGATTTTGGCGTTGTCTTTGGGTGTGCGGCATGGCTTCGGCCTGTTCCTGGCGCCGATGAGCGCCGAGTTCGGCTGGGGGCGCGAGGTGTTCGCCTTCGCCATTGCCTTGCAGAACCTGATCTGGGGGTTGGCGCAGCCCTTCACCGGCGCGCTGGCCGACCGCTTCGGTGCGGCGAAAGTGGTGCTGATCGGTGGCGTTCTCTATGCCGTCGGCCTGCTGTTCATGGGCATGGCCGACTCGCCTTGGTCGCTGTCGTTGAGCGCGGGTCTGTTGATTGGTATCGGCCTGTCCGGCACCTCGTTCTCGGTGATCCTCGGCGTGGTTGGACGCGCCGTGCCGCCGGAAAAACGCAGCATGGGCATGGGCATCGCCAGTGCCGCCGGCTCCTTCGGTCAGTTCGCCATGTTGCCCGGTACGCTGGGGTTGATTGGTTGGCTCGGTTGGTCTGCCGCCCTGTTGGCGCTGGGGCTGCTGGTGGCCTTGATCGTGCCGTTGGTGAGCATGCTCAAGGACGTGCCGGCGCCGCTTATGGGCCATGAGCAAACCTTGTCCGAGGCGTTGCGCGAGGCCTGCAGCCATTCCGGGTTTTGGCTGTTGGCGATTGGCTTTTTTGTCTGTGGTTTCCAAGTGGTGTTCATCGGCGTGCATTTGCCGGCCTACCTGGTGGACCAACACCTGCCGGCCAGCGTCGGCACGACCGTGCTCGCCCTGGTGGGGTTGTTCAACATCTTCGGCACCTACACCGCAGGCTGGCTGGGCGGGCGCATGTCCAAGCCGCGGCTGCTGACTGGGTTGTACCTGGTGCGGGCGGTGGTGATCGGCTTGTTCCTGTGGCTGCCGGTGACGACCACCACGGCCTATGCGTTCGGGATGGCGATGGGCTTCTTGTGGTTGTCGACGGTGCCGTTGACCAACGGCACGGTCGCAACCTTGTTCGGCGTACGAAATCTCTCGATGCTGGGTGGGATCGTGTTCCTGTTCCACCAGTTGGGCTCGTTCCTCGGTGGCTGGTTGGGCGGGGTGGTGTACGACCGCACCGGTAGTTATGACTTGATCTGGCAGGTGTCGATCCTGCTCAGCCTGTTGGCGGCGGCGTTGAATTGGCCGGTGCGCGAACGTCCGGTGGCGCGTCTGCAAGTCCAGGCAGGTGCGGCATGA
- a CDS encoding sel1 repeat family protein, giving the protein MKFRSVSNPVTSTPSGVTSPKRMSMRVAEWLLDSPRLGDSPSVKHLAGRLLKQPAREGVVAAQSRLGQLMCRECGNARDRRIGHELLRQAARAGDHRARQALGEIED; this is encoded by the coding sequence ATGAAGTTTCGCTCAGTATCAAATCCTGTTACTTCCACACCCTCCGGTGTTACCTCACCCAAGCGTATGTCGATGCGTGTAGCCGAGTGGCTGCTCGACAGCCCGCGCCTGGGAGACAGCCCCAGTGTCAAACACCTGGCCGGTCGTCTGCTCAAGCAACCAGCCCGTGAAGGCGTGGTGGCTGCACAAAGTCGCCTCGGGCAGTTGATGTGCCGTGAATGCGGGAACGCCCGGGACCGACGCATTGGTCACGAGCTGCTGCGCCAAGCTGCCCGGGCCGGGGATCACCGTGCCCGCCAGGCTCTGGGTGAAATCGAAGACTGA
- a CDS encoding RHS repeat-associated core domain-containing protein: MTASTAVHSNAFNFMSFIQTGVDPRTGFYTVSLSLPELFSHSLRGPSVPLTLNYNPLNLTDSGYGKGWNLALSQYTPSTQVVSVYSGQTFKVTGPYEGVANRKRMKEQKIEDFQFYQLPGDQFKIVHKAGLVEILELRGASPQVAVPVRMYSPQGHEITLEYMTVGSGEPMLSAIRDSGGLLLQVTRHLITNAVKIGFRIVNGSPLAEVVLSMKSDRVDRITLPTTENAGWRFKYNPEKDLTCIREVWTPLGAHETVMYNDTGHGFPGAGNEQRKLPRVTDHITDPGGGQRPIVVKYTYGADGHNFLGYGSGIGWTEDHLDNLYKELDPYEYESTETLMVGTNAVRSVTRRFNRFHLLVSETTLQGTHKQTQKTRYYADDDDTLSFDAQPRQCQLPKEAITRWELTDDARKWREDVERSEYDIHGNQTLSVQASGVAEASSYYPAGGVPDKCPKDPYGFVRHVEHTTIIPATDPELVPDLQAGAPTLRTRYSYKTLPALDKSAISEVSVIMTEESLHQMVGQTEVLLETSALDYFDTPDDPLLHGLEKLKTLTMVGGGRNYVSTTGYEYRVKTDEDKSENNKINNANEVLLGETVFATTETLTGHDGLVKVITAERSLLNGEPLLTQDKDIRIRTTYDALVRVLTETVAPDDPTYAATRAYTYRLVRPTDDGQEPSTGQAFQEVENVKKIKTRTWFDGLNRAVREEQQDADFSNGAYRDIYRATYNALGQLTEEQEIDWLELQPLPLKTTYTFDDWGQQSSSTDPAGVTQHTVEDPIAFTKTEWTQGMGQTVTTNNRLEKPVKVQRFDLAENSISLHSYLYDGLGRTVQEENAAGYKTSYTYDVFDRMLETTLPTTDKVVREYAGHSRGDLPTSIKVGATELGTQAFDSLERITLSTTGGRVTRHEYDTTYSKANRVIQPSGDVIHYEYAYELTDEPLTRNAVAGEETISRLNAVPTPIKATYDYDSQNARLLSSSELDIELERTYDVQGEIKTETRTVTEVADPYEMVYVHSRLGRLIRYQDVTEQVQLFDYDLTNGRLTYTQLGQVGTDGYIRSDFTYNDQGLMKRIATVDSANSSAVIDLEYDALGRETLREFNLNGSKSWLKQVWNGLDQIVQRELSEGASQGDTLLRNETYRYELRGRLEEYRCEGPQSPVDPFGNRMTRQMFFFDALDNHEEVRTTFIKGQTTESNTARFEYSGPDPVQLTRVTNSHADYPNIELEYDANGNLIKDEEGRSLSYDLLSRLVEVSGPDSEVSRFYAYDGGDQLSASGSDTHREQQFYRDGKPVNSVSPTQSRTYLSADGVTLAERQEGASPKSLILAGDGSGSVLREVEGGEVTEIAYSAYGYRDATQVVASHPGYNGEVRDETGWYLLGNGYRAFNPLLMRFHSPDSWSPFGDGGVNAYAYCDGDPISFTDPTGHVIYKIPLSFTRGSSSGGIAPSIRTTAAAADATARAGNPVMVLKIGDAPRTANVPTVPPSTPGTPAPGVLFGGQNMLDQTRGISKPEVPPVATPSPPSRAQKLYEIKKMARDAARNAETTARNTARETENIAKQAARNSAINAARTKEQQQLFTSYTRALNNEDTLWNLETYFRLARRTEELGAQLRGVRRK; this comes from the coding sequence ATGACTGCGTCCACCGCTGTGCACTCCAACGCCTTTAACTTTATGAGTTTCATCCAGACGGGCGTCGATCCACGAACCGGCTTTTATACCGTGTCGTTATCGTTGCCGGAACTGTTCAGTCATTCTCTGCGGGGGCCGTCCGTTCCATTGACGCTTAACTACAACCCTTTGAATCTGACGGATAGCGGATACGGCAAGGGTTGGAACCTTGCCCTTAGCCAGTACACGCCCAGTACCCAAGTCGTTTCGGTGTATTCGGGGCAGACATTCAAAGTCACTGGCCCCTATGAAGGCGTGGCCAATCGTAAGCGCATGAAAGAGCAAAAAATCGAGGACTTTCAGTTTTACCAGCTGCCTGGCGACCAGTTCAAGATCGTTCACAAGGCCGGGCTTGTCGAGATATTGGAACTCAGAGGTGCCAGCCCGCAGGTGGCCGTGCCGGTAAGAATGTATTCCCCGCAAGGACACGAAATTACCTTGGAATATATGACAGTCGGTTCCGGAGAGCCGATGCTCAGCGCCATCCGAGACAGCGGTGGTCTATTGCTGCAAGTTACCCGTCATCTCATCACCAATGCCGTCAAAATAGGCTTCAGGATCGTCAATGGTTCGCCGTTGGCCGAGGTGGTCCTGAGCATGAAGAGTGATCGTGTCGATCGAATTACCTTGCCGACCACCGAGAATGCCGGTTGGCGTTTCAAATACAACCCGGAGAAAGACCTCACCTGCATTCGCGAGGTCTGGACGCCCTTGGGCGCCCATGAAACCGTTATGTACAACGATACGGGCCATGGTTTTCCCGGTGCCGGCAATGAGCAACGCAAATTACCCAGGGTGACCGACCATATTACCGATCCGGGCGGTGGACAGCGTCCCATCGTGGTGAAGTACACCTATGGCGCCGACGGCCATAATTTTCTCGGCTATGGCAGTGGCATCGGATGGACGGAGGATCATCTGGACAACCTTTATAAGGAGCTCGACCCGTACGAGTATGAGTCCACCGAGACATTGATGGTCGGGACCAACGCGGTACGCAGCGTGACCCGCCGGTTCAACCGTTTCCACTTGCTGGTGTCGGAAACCACCCTGCAGGGCACCCACAAGCAGACCCAAAAAACCCGCTATTACGCCGATGACGACGATACGTTGTCTTTCGATGCGCAACCACGCCAGTGCCAGTTGCCCAAAGAGGCGATTACCCGCTGGGAGTTGACGGACGATGCGCGTAAATGGCGTGAAGATGTCGAGCGAAGTGAGTACGACATCCACGGCAACCAGACCTTGAGCGTCCAGGCCAGTGGCGTCGCCGAGGCCAGTTCCTACTACCCGGCTGGTGGAGTGCCCGACAAGTGCCCAAAAGACCCTTATGGCTTTGTCAGGCATGTCGAACACACCACGATCATACCGGCAACGGATCCGGAACTGGTGCCTGACCTGCAGGCCGGTGCGCCGACATTACGAACTCGGTACAGCTATAAGACTTTGCCAGCGCTGGATAAAAGTGCCATCAGCGAAGTTTCAGTGATCATGACCGAGGAGAGTTTGCACCAGATGGTTGGCCAGACTGAAGTGCTGCTGGAGACCAGCGCCCTCGATTATTTCGACACGCCTGATGATCCGTTGCTGCATGGGCTCGAGAAGCTGAAAACACTGACCATGGTGGGTGGGGGCCGCAATTACGTCTCGACGACGGGGTACGAGTACCGGGTCAAGACGGACGAGGACAAGTCGGAAAATAATAAAATCAATAACGCCAACGAAGTGCTGCTCGGTGAAACCGTGTTCGCAACAACCGAGACCCTCACCGGTCACGACGGCCTGGTCAAAGTTATCACTGCCGAACGCTCGCTGCTCAATGGCGAACCCTTGTTGACCCAGGACAAGGACATCAGGATTCGCACGACCTATGACGCCTTGGTGCGGGTACTGACGGAAACGGTCGCCCCCGATGACCCCACCTACGCGGCGACGCGTGCCTACACTTACCGGCTCGTCCGCCCGACAGACGATGGCCAGGAGCCCTCGACCGGGCAAGCATTCCAGGAAGTTGAAAACGTCAAGAAGATCAAAACCCGTACCTGGTTCGATGGGTTGAACCGCGCTGTCCGGGAAGAACAGCAGGATGCCGACTTCTCCAATGGCGCTTATCGAGACATCTATCGGGCGACCTACAACGCGTTGGGGCAATTGACTGAAGAGCAGGAAATCGACTGGCTGGAACTCCAACCCCTGCCTTTGAAAACCACTTACACCTTTGACGATTGGGGGCAACAGTCCAGCAGCACCGACCCGGCGGGCGTCACGCAACACACCGTGGAGGACCCTATCGCCTTCACCAAAACAGAGTGGACCCAAGGCATGGGCCAGACGGTCACGACCAACAACCGCCTGGAAAAACCGGTGAAAGTTCAACGTTTCGATCTGGCTGAAAACTCTATCAGCCTCCATAGCTATCTGTATGACGGCCTGGGGCGCACTGTGCAGGAAGAAAACGCTGCGGGATACAAGACCTCCTACACCTACGATGTGTTTGATCGCATGCTTGAAACCACTTTACCGACAACGGACAAGGTGGTTCGTGAATACGCAGGCCACAGCCGTGGCGATCTGCCGACGTCGATCAAAGTAGGGGCAACGGAACTGGGTACACAGGCGTTCGATAGCCTGGAGCGAATCACCCTGTCCACGACCGGCGGGCGAGTCACCCGGCATGAGTACGACACCACCTACAGCAAGGCCAATCGGGTCATCCAGCCCAGCGGCGATGTCATCCACTATGAGTATGCCTATGAGCTGACGGATGAACCGCTCACTCGCAACGCTGTTGCGGGCGAAGAAACGATCAGTCGTCTGAATGCAGTGCCCACGCCGATCAAAGCCACCTATGACTATGATTCGCAGAACGCCCGGCTTCTCAGTTCATCGGAGCTCGACATTGAGCTGGAACGGACTTATGACGTTCAGGGCGAGATAAAGACGGAAACACGCACGGTGACGGAGGTCGCTGATCCTTATGAAATGGTTTATGTCCATAGCCGGCTCGGGCGACTGATTCGTTACCAAGATGTCACGGAGCAGGTTCAGCTGTTTGACTATGATCTAACCAACGGCAGGTTGACCTATACCCAACTTGGCCAAGTGGGCACCGATGGCTATATCCGGAGTGACTTTACCTATAACGACCAGGGTTTGATGAAGCGTATTGCGACGGTGGATAGCGCGAACAGTAGTGCGGTCATCGATCTTGAGTACGATGCCCTGGGGCGCGAAACATTGCGCGAGTTTAATCTCAATGGCAGCAAGTCATGGTTGAAACAGGTCTGGAATGGCCTGGACCAGATCGTACAGCGTGAGTTGAGTGAGGGCGCGAGCCAGGGCGATACCTTGCTTCGCAACGAGACTTATCGATACGAACTTCGCGGGCGGCTCGAAGAATATCGCTGTGAAGGGCCTCAGTCGCCGGTGGACCCCTTTGGCAACCGCATGACACGGCAGATGTTTTTCTTCGATGCCTTGGATAATCATGAAGAAGTGCGCACGACCTTCATCAAGGGCCAGACCACTGAAAGCAATACGGCGCGTTTCGAATACAGCGGCCCGGACCCGGTGCAACTGACACGCGTCACCAACAGCCATGCCGATTACCCGAATATCGAACTTGAGTACGATGCCAACGGCAACCTGATCAAGGACGAAGAGGGGCGCTCCTTGTCCTATGATCTGCTGTCCCGTTTGGTTGAAGTGAGTGGGCCCGATTCGGAGGTGAGCCGGTTTTACGCTTACGACGGCGGCGATCAGTTGTCGGCCAGCGGCAGCGATACCCACCGGGAGCAACAGTTTTATCGCGATGGGAAACCCGTCAATTCAGTCAGCCCGACCCAGAGCAGGACTTACCTATCGGCCGATGGAGTGACGCTCGCCGAGCGGCAGGAAGGTGCATCCCCAAAGTCTTTAATACTGGCCGGTGACGGCAGCGGTAGTGTGCTCAGGGAGGTTGAAGGCGGTGAAGTGACTGAAATCGCTTACAGCGCTTATGGGTATCGCGATGCGACCCAGGTGGTGGCTTCACATCCGGGCTATAACGGTGAAGTCAGGGATGAGACCGGGTGGTATTTGCTGGGCAATGGTTACCGGGCGTTCAATCCGTTGCTGATGAGGTTTCATAGTCCGGACAGTTGGAGTCCGTTTGGGGATGGGGGGGTGAATGCTTATGCTTATTGTGACGGGGATCCGATTAGTTTTACGGATCCGACGGGGCATGTGATATATAAAATACCACTTTCATTTACGCGGGGTTCTAGTAGCGGTGGTATTGCACCCTCAATCCGGACGACTGCGGCCGCAGCCGATGCGACTGCGAGAGCTGGTAATCCAGTTATGGTATTGAAAATTGGAGATGCCCCCCGTACTGCTAACGTGCCAACAGTGCCCCCTAGTACTCCAGGAACACCCGCCCCAGGAGTACTCTTTGGGGGGCAGAACATGCTCGATCAAACACGCGGAATTTCAAAGCCCGAAGTTCCTCCGGTCGCAACCCCATCTCCTCCTAGTAGAGCCCAGAAGCTCTACGAAATAAAAAAGATGGCAAGAGACGCTGCTAGAAACGCCGAAACCACCGCTAGAAATACTGCGAGAGAAACCGAAAACATCGCAAAACAAGCCGCTAGAAACTCAGCTATAAACGCCGCTAGAACGAAGGAACAACAACAACTCTTTACTAGCTATACAAGGGCGCTGAATAATGAAGACACACTCTGGAATTTAGAAACGTATTTCAGGCTGGCGAGACGAACAGAAGAACTGGGTGCTCAACTGAGGGGAGTAAGGAGAAAGTAA
- the rmuC gene encoding DNA recombination protein RmuC, whose product MLEERLATAHMAHDGLNAQLDACRDEISDLSQANAAKQAELAAACREVELLQIERDNARDAAHAWNLERANKEAELRRLDVQAASLHAELREQQESHQQRLDDLQGSRDELRAQFAELAGKIFDEREQRFAETSQQRLGQLLDPLKERIQSFEKRVEESYQAEARERFSLGKELERLQQLNLRLSDEATNLTRALKGQKTQGNWGELILERVLEHAGLEKGREYQTQVSLKGPDGERFQPDVLIYLPGDKQVVVDSKVSLTAYQQYVAAEDDAIGQLALKQHVVSLRAHVKGLAGKDYKRLDGLHSLDFVLLFVPIEAAFSAALQAEPNLFQEAFDRNIVIVSPTTLLATLRVIDSLWKQERQSQNAREIAERAGWLYDKFVLFIQDLDEIGSRLQQLDKAYSAARNKLTEGRGNLISRSEQLKLLGARASKSLPAELLERAMEDADGLPGLPEETSAKTQG is encoded by the coding sequence TTGCTGGAAGAGCGCCTGGCCACCGCCCACATGGCCCACGACGGCCTCAACGCCCAGCTCGATGCCTGCCGTGACGAAATCAGCGACCTGAGCCAGGCCAATGCCGCCAAGCAAGCCGAGCTCGCCGCTGCCTGTCGCGAAGTCGAATTGCTGCAGATCGAGCGCGACAATGCCCGGGATGCGGCCCACGCCTGGAATCTGGAGCGCGCCAATAAGGAAGCGGAACTGCGGCGGCTCGATGTCCAGGCGGCGTCGTTGCATGCTGAATTGCGCGAGCAACAGGAAAGCCATCAGCAACGCCTGGATGACCTGCAAGGTTCGCGGGATGAGCTGCGGGCACAGTTCGCCGAGCTTGCCGGAAAAATCTTCGACGAGCGTGAGCAGCGCTTCGCCGAGACCAGCCAACAGCGCCTGGGCCAGTTGCTCGATCCGTTGAAAGAACGCATCCAGTCTTTCGAAAAACGCGTCGAAGAAAGTTATCAGGCCGAGGCCCGGGAACGTTTCTCCCTGGGCAAGGAACTGGAGCGGCTGCAACAGCTGAACCTGCGCCTGAGCGATGAAGCGACCAACCTGACCCGTGCCCTCAAGGGCCAGAAGACCCAGGGTAACTGGGGCGAATTGATCCTGGAGCGGGTGCTTGAGCACGCCGGCCTGGAGAAGGGCCGCGAATATCAGACCCAGGTCAGCCTCAAGGGCCCGGATGGCGAGCGCTTCCAGCCTGACGTGTTGATTTATCTGCCCGGCGACAAGCAAGTGGTGGTCGATTCCAAGGTCAGCCTCACGGCTTATCAGCAGTATGTGGCCGCCGAGGACGACGCCATTGGCCAACTCGCCCTCAAGCAACACGTGGTGTCGTTGCGCGCCCACGTCAAAGGCTTGGCTGGTAAGGATTACAAGCGTCTGGATGGGCTGCACAGCCTGGATTTCGTGTTGTTGTTCGTACCGATCGAAGCCGCGTTTTCCGCCGCCTTGCAGGCTGAGCCGAACCTGTTCCAGGAAGCCTTTGACCGCAACATCGTGATCGTCAGTCCGACCACGCTGCTGGCGACCTTGCGGGTGATCGACAGCTTGTGGAAGCAGGAACGCCAGAGCCAGAACGCCCGGGAAATCGCCGAGCGAGCGGGGTGGCTGTATGACAAATTCGTCCTGTTCATCCAGGACCTGGACGAGATCGGCAGCCGCCTTCAGCAGTTGGACAAAGCCTACAGCGCGGCGCGCAATAAGCTGACAGAAGGGCGTGGGAATCTGATCAGCCGCAGCGAACAGCTCAAGTTGCTTGGCGCCCGGGCCAGCAAGAGTTTGCCCGCCGAATTGCTTGAGCGTGCGATGGAAGACGCGGATGGGTTGCCTGGGTTGCCTGAAGAAACCAGCGCGAAAACCCAGGGCTGA